CAGAATCAGCGCTTCAAGCGCATCGCTGTCCTCCTGGCACAGTTCCGCCTCGACATACTCCGCCCGATCCTCGCTCCGCCCCAGCACCGCCGCGACCGTCCGCGACGCCAGATCACCATTGCCCTGCGCAACGTCACTCCCCAGAAGCCCAAAGAGCAGACCAACACGCTCCGCACGCGCACGCTCGGCTTGCGGTACTCGCGAAATGTCAAACTCGGCTTCAATCAGCGCATCAAGCGCACACTGGTCAATGTCCGACAACTGACTCCACGATTCATTCTCGTTTTCCATCGGCACGAGTCTTCTCCGAACTACTGCCTCTTCGAGTCCTCGATCCCCTGCCACGCTCGCGCAAAAGCCGCAACCGCAGCATGCAACCTCGACTTCACCGTCCCAAGCGGAATCTCCAGGTCTTCCGCCATCTGCGCATACGTCAGCCTCTGAAAATACGCAAGCAACAGGATCTCACGCATCGTCGGCGACAGCGATCCCAAAGCCCGTTGCACCTGTTCATCCCTTTCGGCTGCATCCAAAGCCGCATCCGGCGTCGGAACATCAATCCGCATCAGATCCACGATCGAAGGACCATCCCCGTCAGGCCCCACAGGAGCCGAAATTTCCATCGACTGCCTGCGCCCTCTCTTACGAAGGTAATCACGCCCTTTGTTCGCTGCAATCGTGAACAACCAAGGCCGAAATTTTCGAGTCGAGTCAAAAGTCTCCGCCGAAACGTGAATCTGGAGAAATGTTTCCTGAAAAACATCCTCAGCCGCCGACCTGTCCCCGATCAGACGCGTCAAAAAACGAATCAGATCGTCGTGATGACGTTCGATAAGCGTCCGAAGCAGCACCGACTCCCCACGGCGGTACCGCTCAAAGACCTTCTCATCGCTCAACCCGTTTGCATCCGCCAGGACCGGCTCCTTCCCGACACGCTTTGGCCCAACTACGAAC
This is a stretch of genomic DNA from Phycisphaeraceae bacterium. It encodes these proteins:
- a CDS encoding sigma-70 family RNA polymerase sigma factor codes for the protein MVAVAIRRGSWFVVGPKRVGKEPVLADANGLSDEKVFERYRRGESVLLRTLIERHHDDLIRFLTRLIGDRSAAEDVFQETFLQIHVSAETFDSTRKFRPWLFTIAANKGRDYLRKRGRRQSMEISAPVGPDGDGPSIVDLMRIDVPTPDAALDAAERDEQVQRALGSLSPTMREILLLAYFQRLTYAQMAEDLEIPLGTVKSRLHAAVAAFARAWQGIEDSKRQ